One region of Duncaniella freteri genomic DNA includes:
- a CDS encoding SusC/RagA family TonB-linked outer membrane protein, with protein MPVDGRSVIDVTLKESREMLDEVVVVGYGTVKKRDLTGAVASVKSGDLTMTPVASATEALEGRVAGLDITRESGQAGSGTKILLRGNRSLTAGQDPLFVIDGIPGSIDNLNPNDIQSIDILKDASSTAIYGSAGANGVIMITTKQAEEGKVQVDLDTYFGWNGFAKYPKALSGDAWLDYLKEGYYATTGNQASDLTQLFNGYGYNADVIRPYVEQGKWIDWVDETLQTGTQQNYSVSIRGGNERFKGNFSLGYNRTEGIYRDDKSDLYTSRFGMDLKINKWLTAGMQGGLTFRDVDNRSTRLNRTFSYVPVGDVYDAEGNINIYPVDGLQDQVSLLADEREGVYKKNSKTFAFTANPYLDVTILPEMLTFRTILGTSVSSSRTGEFKSNDTFMMLTGSETAIRKASLDPTLSYNYTWENILNFRKSWNNTHNLGLTLITSWAYNQKEKHTAYNEGFLYDKFLWYSLSSGTNPSVSSSYTQTKRMSYAARVNYDYLGRYLFTASVRQDGVSQLYNHWDTFPAAALAWRISDEPFMESTRNWLNNLKLRVGYGVSGNPNVDAYVSRTEVTSNGLDNINFGSGPITSSVLSQAVGNVEMGWEKSYNWNIGVDFGIINNRIDGALEFYDTDTKDVLYSRNLPSTGGLFKPKNPYKMVCNVARMRNTGFEMTINSRNIVTKDFQWTTTLTFAANKERVKSIDLGSGTTVDNLVSLGLFMDNPKDMIYNYRKLGIWQKGEEADAAVFGLLPGDSKVNTRLVKVSDGLWTLTEEDGTVTEYTAENPYQIGEKDKELIGHKSPSWTAGLNNSFYYKGFDLNVFITARWGQTVQSPILGYFGRVAMPDFYDYWTESNPTNDFPRPYMSRSTSHSASNLGLGIVDGSYWKIKTISLGYTLPKNVLDKAGMSRCRFYGTISNPFVFAKDKLLRDVDPETGGTDGFPLYKQIVFGINLSF; from the coding sequence ATTCCTGTTGATGGTCGTAGCGTGATTGATGTGACCCTCAAAGAGAGTCGTGAGATGCTCGATGAGGTGGTGGTAGTAGGATATGGTACTGTAAAGAAACGAGATCTCACAGGTGCTGTAGCATCGGTCAAGAGCGGAGATCTGACTATGACACCTGTAGCGAGTGCTACTGAGGCACTTGAAGGCCGAGTGGCTGGTCTTGATATTACACGAGAGTCAGGACAGGCGGGATCGGGCACAAAGATTCTGCTTCGCGGTAATCGCTCCCTTACAGCAGGTCAGGACCCGCTTTTTGTGATCGACGGTATTCCCGGATCAATTGATAATCTCAATCCTAACGACATTCAGTCGATCGACATTCTTAAGGATGCCTCCTCGACAGCCATCTATGGTTCAGCCGGTGCCAACGGTGTGATCATGATCACTACCAAGCAGGCTGAGGAAGGTAAGGTGCAGGTGGATCTTGACACTTATTTTGGATGGAACGGTTTTGCCAAGTATCCCAAGGCTCTCAGCGGTGACGCTTGGCTTGACTATCTCAAGGAAGGATATTATGCCACAACCGGAAATCAGGCTTCCGATCTTACACAGCTCTTCAACGGCTATGGCTATAATGCCGATGTGATCAGACCCTATGTTGAGCAGGGCAAATGGATCGATTGGGTCGACGAGACTCTCCAGACCGGTACTCAACAGAACTATTCAGTGTCAATCAGAGGTGGCAATGAGCGTTTCAAAGGTAATTTCTCCTTAGGCTATAATCGTACTGAAGGTATATACCGTGACGATAAGTCGGATCTTTATACCTCTCGTTTCGGTATGGATCTCAAGATCAATAAGTGGCTGACTGCAGGAATGCAGGGCGGATTGACTTTCCGTGATGTTGACAATCGTTCCACACGTCTTAACCGTACATTCAGTTATGTTCCGGTGGGAGATGTGTACGATGCTGAAGGAAATATCAACATTTATCCTGTGGATGGTCTGCAGGATCAGGTGAGCCTCTTGGCTGATGAACGTGAGGGCGTGTACAAAAAGAATTCCAAGACATTTGCCTTCACTGCCAATCCATATCTTGATGTAACTATTCTACCCGAGATGCTCACATTCCGTACGATCCTCGGCACATCGGTGAGCAGCAGCCGTACCGGTGAATTCAAAAGCAATGATACATTCATGATGCTTACAGGATCGGAGACGGCAATACGCAAGGCTTCTCTCGATCCCACCCTCAGCTACAATTATACTTGGGAGAATATACTCAATTTCCGTAAATCCTGGAACAACACCCATAATCTTGGGCTGACTCTTATCACCTCGTGGGCTTATAATCAGAAGGAGAAACATACTGCCTACAATGAAGGCTTCCTTTATGACAAGTTCCTTTGGTATTCGCTGTCATCAGGCACCAATCCTTCCGTATCCTCCTCTTACACTCAGACCAAACGTATGTCCTATGCGGCCCGTGTCAACTATGACTATCTCGGACGCTACCTGTTCACAGCTTCCGTTCGTCAGGACGGTGTGTCACAGCTTTATAACCATTGGGACACATTTCCTGCTGCAGCATTGGCATGGCGCATATCCGATGAGCCTTTCATGGAATCGACACGCAACTGGCTCAACAACCTGAAACTTCGCGTGGGATATGGTGTGTCAGGCAATCCTAATGTCGATGCTTATGTGTCACGTACAGAGGTTACGTCAAATGGTCTTGATAATATCAATTTCGGTTCGGGTCCCATCACGTCTAGTGTGCTTTCGCAGGCCGTAGGTAATGTGGAGATGGGATGGGAGAAATCCTATAACTGGAATATCGGTGTTGATTTCGGCATAATCAATAACCGTATCGACGGTGCGTTGGAATTCTATGATACCGATACCAAGGACGTGCTGTATTCGCGTAATCTGCCATCGACAGGAGGATTATTCAAACCGAAGAATCCGTATAAGATGGTATGCAATGTAGCTCGTATGCGCAATACTGGTTTTGAAATGACTATCAACAGCCGTAATATTGTCACAAAGGATTTCCAGTGGACAACGACCCTGACATTCGCAGCTAACAAGGAGCGAGTTAAATCCATTGATCTTGGCAGTGGTACTACTGTAGATAATCTCGTGTCGCTCGGACTGTTTATGGACAATCCCAAGGACATGATCTATAACTACCGTAAACTCGGTATATGGCAGAAGGGTGAAGAGGCTGATGCAGCTGTGTTCGGGCTTCTTCCCGGTGACTCAAAAGTGAATACCAGGCTCGTAAAGGTGAGCGACGGACTTTGGACTCTCACTGAAGAGGATGGTACTGTGACCGAGTACACTGCCGAGAATCCTTATCAGATCGGAGAAAAGGACAAGGAGCTTATCGGTCATAAGTCACCGTCATGGACAGCAGGTCTAAACAACTCGTTCTACTATAAGGGATTCGATCTGAATGTGTTTATCACAGCGCGTTGGGGACAGACTGTTCAGAGCCCGATTCTCGGATATTTCGGTCGAGTTGCAATGCCTGATTTTTATGATTATTGGACAGAAAGCAATCCAACCAATGATTTCCCTCGTCCGTATATGTCACGCTCCACAAGCCATTCAGCATCCAATCTCGGACTTGGTATTGTGGATGGTTCCTACTGGAAAATAAAGACTATCTCTCTTGGATACACACTCCCGAAGAATGTGCTTGATAAGGCAGGCATGAGTCGTTGCCGCTTCTATGGCACTATAAGTAATCCGTTTGTGTTTGCAAAGGATAAACTTCTACGAGATGTTGATCCGGAGACTGGCGGAACAGACGGATTTCCGCTTTACAAGCAGATAGTGTTTGGTATAAACCTCTCATTCTAA
- a CDS encoding RagB/SusD family nutrient uptake outer membrane protein → MKNIFRKTLAVVLCAGMFTGCSLDEWNPSTVDVETAYAERPGFESLINYCYDGYYYLYGKIDGIGAMELGTDLWISESFESGFTQYNSNMNTQLGTLKTLWEGFYSTINYANTAIYYASSVTGYASQDELYAKLAEAYFFRGWANWHLVEQFGGVVLNTTSSAVTGINNSPVRSSESDFYDLIISDLNFAKDHLPYSQGDDRGRVSKKAALAMLAKVYLQRTRLKEANAEEYARLALQTAEELINNASKYNCALYTSDADKSGYAKLWDGENNKNNTEFLFIEAIDHEGDKNPEGNNRGRTRQYYEMRLQNYIAWGLAEKNCAWYGRSNSIGIKPTKYLLTTVFEPVRDPADTRFANTFFTEYYNSSWADKKISQSMIDQFGKDASLLQHVIKNTAGTYKPGEVYYGGRTVFYQNNSSGNCNMVDENGDGWLDGISVLTPNYTMSAAEKAMLPFVCVDPSDMFTADGKWVTETTDPVLGSIYKNTYPSMNKFSSIKWIKDNQKWEGDVPVIRLGEIYLVAAEAALRASNDQAKALKYVQPLRDRAAVTGRQAEMKVNQVDMTIDFILQERARELAGEQVRWYDLKRCGKLTKSFFAATNPDILFFDEAKHIVRPIPQSFLDAIANPNEFGTNGY, encoded by the coding sequence ATGAAAAATATATTTAGAAAAACATTGGCGGTAGTGCTCTGCGCCGGCATGTTCACCGGATGCAGTCTTGACGAATGGAATCCGTCGACTGTCGACGTGGAGACGGCTTATGCCGAGCGTCCTGGGTTTGAGAGCCTGATCAATTATTGCTATGACGGTTACTACTACCTGTATGGTAAGATTGACGGTATTGGTGCCATGGAGCTTGGTACGGATCTTTGGATAAGCGAATCATTTGAGAGCGGTTTCACACAGTATAACTCGAATATGAATACCCAATTGGGCACTCTTAAGACTCTTTGGGAGGGATTCTATTCTACAATAAACTATGCGAACACTGCGATATATTATGCCTCATCTGTGACAGGCTATGCTTCTCAGGATGAACTTTATGCAAAACTTGCAGAGGCTTATTTTTTCCGTGGATGGGCTAACTGGCATCTTGTGGAGCAGTTTGGCGGAGTGGTGCTCAACACCACGTCTTCGGCTGTGACCGGTATAAACAACAGTCCTGTAAGAAGTTCGGAGAGTGATTTCTACGATCTTATCATAAGTGACCTGAATTTTGCTAAGGATCATCTCCCTTATTCCCAGGGAGATGATCGTGGTCGTGTCAGCAAGAAGGCTGCCTTGGCAATGCTTGCCAAGGTGTATCTACAACGGACCCGACTTAAAGAGGCTAATGCGGAAGAGTATGCACGTCTGGCTCTACAGACAGCTGAAGAACTGATAAATAATGCTTCAAAATACAATTGCGCTCTTTACACTAGTGATGCCGATAAGTCAGGTTATGCTAAGCTTTGGGATGGTGAGAACAACAAGAATAACACAGAGTTCCTTTTCATCGAAGCTATTGACCATGAAGGTGACAAGAATCCTGAGGGAAACAACCGTGGACGTACACGCCAGTATTATGAGATGCGTTTACAGAATTATATCGCGTGGGGTCTTGCCGAGAAGAATTGTGCATGGTACGGTCGTTCCAACAGTATCGGCATCAAGCCGACGAAGTATCTTCTGACCACTGTGTTTGAACCTGTCAGGGATCCTGCCGATACTCGTTTTGCCAACACCTTCTTTACCGAGTATTATAATTCATCCTGGGCTGATAAGAAGATTTCCCAGTCCATGATTGATCAGTTTGGCAAGGACGCCTCTCTGCTTCAACATGTGATCAAGAATACAGCCGGAACATATAAGCCCGGTGAGGTGTACTATGGCGGACGTACTGTGTTCTATCAGAACAATTCTTCCGGCAACTGCAATATGGTGGACGAGAATGGTGACGGATGGCTTGACGGAATTTCCGTGCTGACCCCTAACTATACTATGTCGGCGGCAGAGAAAGCTATGCTTCCGTTTGTGTGTGTTGATCCGTCCGATATGTTTACTGCTGACGGAAAATGGGTGACAGAGACCACCGATCCTGTTTTAGGCTCCATATATAAGAACACTTATCCGTCAATGAATAAGTTTTCGTCCATTAAGTGGATAAAGGACAATCAGAAGTGGGAGGGTGATGTCCCTGTGATACGTCTCGGAGAGATATATCTTGTGGCAGCCGAGGCTGCACTCCGCGCAAGCAATGACCAAGCTAAAGCTCTAAAATACGTACAGCCTCTACGTGACCGTGCTGCTGTGACAGGACGTCAGGCTGAGATGAAGGTCAATCAGGTTGATATGACCATCGATTTCATCCTTCAGGAGCGTGCGCGCGAACTTGCTGGTGAACAGGTGCGCTGGTATGACCTGAAGCGTTGTGGCAAGCTCACAAAGAGTTTCTTTGCCGCCACCAATCCTGACATCCTTTTCTTTGATGAGGCAAAGCACATTGTTCGCCCGATACCTCAGAGCTTCCTTGATGCTATCGCCAATCCTAATGAATTTGGTACCAATGGATATTAA
- a CDS encoding four-carbon acid sugar kinase family protein: MIAVIADDITGAAEMAGIAHRLGLSVSMSTNPKDLPPCDVSVIATDTRSMTETEAAEVSAKTAVALADMNSVEHIFKKTDSALRGHVVAELEALLRCSQYIQALYIPANPSKGRIIRDGVYYISGTPLDETDFSFDPEFPALSSVLTTRFPDAGMKKVLFADAVSEEDINKEVDNADGYTLLAGAADLFTAFLKKHCRCNTVAQKRPDINLHDALIICGSTQSRPIDCSVDTFHMPTDLYEGTSTPDKWIKELSGKYSISHSMILAIRDRHRIGKESAIYLRETMAETVRGLTDIHTPRELIIEGGATAYASLQKLGWDTFTITDEIAPGVIRMRAPNGTHVTMKPGSYPWGGLFPSK; encoded by the coding sequence ATGCGATGTGTCAGTCATTGCGACCGACACCCGCTCCATGACCGAAACCGAGGCTGCTGAAGTGTCCGCTAAAACTGCTGTCGCACTGGCGGATATGAATTCTGTGGAACACATATTCAAGAAAACCGATTCCGCTCTCAGAGGGCACGTAGTTGCAGAACTGGAAGCATTGCTGAGATGTTCCCAATACATACAAGCACTATACATACCTGCCAATCCATCAAAAGGAAGAATCATTCGTGACGGCGTATATTATATCAGCGGGACACCTCTTGATGAGACAGACTTTTCTTTCGACCCTGAATTTCCGGCACTCTCTTCAGTTCTTACCACGCGGTTTCCAGATGCCGGAATGAAAAAAGTGCTGTTTGCCGACGCTGTGAGCGAAGAAGACATAAATAAGGAAGTAGACAATGCCGACGGCTATACACTTCTTGCGGGAGCCGCCGATCTGTTCACTGCATTTCTTAAGAAGCATTGCCGGTGCAACACTGTCGCTCAAAAACGACCTGACATCAATCTTCATGACGCTCTTATAATATGTGGCAGCACACAGAGCCGCCCTATCGACTGCAGCGTAGATACGTTCCATATGCCCACCGACCTTTACGAAGGGACCTCAACCCCTGACAAATGGATCAAAGAGCTCTCTGGCAAATACTCCATATCCCATTCCATGATACTTGCAATCCGCGACCGTCATCGCATCGGGAAAGAGAGCGCAATATATCTACGCGAGACAATGGCTGAAACAGTGCGTGGCCTTACAGATATCCACACTCCGCGCGAACTCATAATCGAAGGGGGTGCCACAGCCTATGCCTCATTACAGAAATTGGGATGGGACACATTCACCATCACTGACGAGATAGCCCCCGGAGTGATACGCATGCGTGCCCCCAATGGAACACATGTCACCATGAAACCTGGCAGCTATCCTTGGGGCGGACTTTTCCCCAGTAAATAA